A single region of the Salvia miltiorrhiza cultivar Shanhuang (shh) chromosome 8, IMPLAD_Smil_shh, whole genome shotgun sequence genome encodes:
- the LOC131000341 gene encoding uncharacterized protein LOC131000341, whose translation MAWLTRFLTAVAFLAVGVVFSPETFGSKSDGQHSQLLLSSLKLAHLLCFSTAWGAALWVTFIGGIIMFKNLPRHQFGNLQSKMFPAYFSMVGVCCAVAVGSFGYLHPWKTSGSTEKYQLGFLLAAFAFNLSNLVIFTPMTIEMMKQRHKIEREVNIGEEVGWTKNQEVAKKNPKLAAMNKKFGMIHGLSSLANIFAFGSLALHSWYLAGKLNL comes from the exons ATGGCGTGGCTCACTAGATTTCTCACGGCGGTGGCGTTTTTGGCGGTCGGCGTAGTTTTCTCGCCTGAAACCTTCGGATCTAAATCGGACGGCCAGCATTCGCAGTTGCTCCTCTCCTCGCTGAAATTGGCGCACCTGCTGTGCTTCTCCACCGCCTGGGGCGCCGCTCTCTGGGTTACCTTTATCGGCGGCATCATCATGTTCAA GAATCTGCCTAGGCATCAGTTTGGGAACTTACAGAGCAAGATGTTTCCAGCATACTTTTCCATGGTGGGAGTGTGCTGTGCAGTGGCAGTGGGGTCTTTTGGATACTTGCACCCATGGAAGACGTCGGGGTCGACTGAGAAATACCAGCTCGGGTTCCTGCTTGCTGCCTTTGCTTTCAATCTAAGCAATCTTGTTATCTTTACGCCCATGACCATCGAG ATGATGAAACAAAGGCACAAGATCGAGAGAGAAGTAAATATTGGGGAAGAAGTTGGGTGGACGAAGAACCAAGAAGTCGCAAAGAAAAATCCGAAGCTTGCTGCTATGAACAAGAAATTCGGGATGATCCATGGATTGTCTTCTCTTGCTAATATCTTCGCATTTGGTAGCCTCGCCCTCCACTCGTGGTATTTAGCTGGTAAACTCAATCTGTAA